A part of Chloroflexota bacterium genomic DNA contains:
- a CDS encoding sugar ABC transporter permease, whose translation MHWRKSWVAWLYLAPALLIVTAYLVYPTLATAYYSFLDAHSEHFVGLENYKWVFTSNAMHVAFRNNLLWIVVFTSATVGLGLVLAVMADRVRYESIVKSAIFLPMAISFVGAGVIWLFMYAYRPIHVPQIGVLNAIWVELLHHHPVGWLTNRAINNFALIAVGVWIWTGFNMVILSAAYKNIPKELLEAARVDGANEWIIFWKIVLPLMKPTLAVVVTTMIINVLKVFDIVYVMTNGNYGTEVMANRMYKEMFHYYNFGRASAIAVILLLAIVPVMLVNNRRFREQEAM comes from the coding sequence ATGCACTGGCGAAAGTCGTGGGTGGCTTGGCTGTATCTCGCCCCAGCGTTGCTCATCGTGACGGCTTACCTGGTTTATCCTACGCTGGCAACGGCCTATTACAGTTTCCTGGATGCCCATTCAGAGCACTTTGTAGGGCTGGAAAACTACAAATGGGTATTCACTTCTAACGCAATGCACGTTGCTTTCCGCAACAACTTGTTGTGGATTGTGGTCTTCACCAGCGCGACCGTTGGCCTTGGGCTTGTGCTGGCTGTGATGGCCGACCGGGTGCGCTATGAATCGATTGTCAAGTCGGCTATCTTCCTGCCGATGGCGATTTCCTTTGTGGGCGCTGGTGTCATTTGGCTGTTCATGTACGCCTATCGCCCTATCCACGTGCCTCAAATTGGCGTGCTCAACGCCATTTGGGTGGAACTGTTGCATCATCATCCCGTGGGCTGGCTGACCAATCGTGCCATCAACAACTTTGCGCTCATCGCCGTGGGGGTCTGGATCTGGACGGGTTTCAACATGGTCATCCTTTCCGCGGCTTACAAGAACATTCCCAAAGAGCTGCTGGAAGCCGCCAGGGTGGACGGCGCGAATGAGTGGATTATCTTTTGGAAAATCGTGCTGCCCCTGATGAAGCCCACCCTGGCCGTGGTGGTCACCACCATGATCATCAACGTCCTCAAGGTCTTCGACATTGTGTATGTGATGACCAACGGGAATTACGGCACCGAAGTTATGGCGAATCGCATGTACAAAGAGATGTTCCACTACTATAACTTCGGCCGGGCCAGCGCAATTGCCGTGATTCTCCTGCTGGCTATTGTTCCGGTGATGCTGGTGAACAACCGCCGCTTCCGAGAACAGGAGGCGATGTAA
- a CDS encoding aquaporin family protein → MKEKGLWGEFVAELVGTFVLILFGDGVVANVGLAPRLAAPGYDWNTIAWGWGLAVAVAVYVAGGITGAHINPAVTLAAAVKRGFAWSKVLVYWVAQVIGAFLGALGVYIVYYDGLKAAGMPNVWCTGWGSVFGKAFWGSAQGAAAVGHYSLWNATAAEIIGTAMLIWGIYALIDSRNVPVGANLWPFLIGFVVIAIGLSLGGPSGYAINPARDFGPRVFGTLVGTKGLFDGWYWLVAPIIGPLVGGVLGAYTYDWFITPFLPAEES, encoded by the coding sequence ATGAAGGAGAAAGGTTTATGGGGTGAGTTTGTTGCCGAACTCGTCGGCACGTTTGTCCTTATTCTTTTTGGCGACGGCGTAGTGGCTAATGTTGGTTTGGCGCCGCGCCTGGCCGCTCCCGGCTACGACTGGAACACCATCGCCTGGGGATGGGGTTTGGCCGTAGCCGTTGCTGTGTATGTGGCCGGCGGCATTACGGGCGCCCACATTAACCCCGCCGTGACCCTGGCGGCGGCTGTCAAGCGTGGGTTCGCCTGGTCGAAGGTGCTGGTGTACTGGGTAGCGCAGGTGATTGGCGCTTTCCTGGGCGCCCTGGGCGTGTACATTGTCTATTATGACGGCCTGAAGGCTGCTGGCATGCCGAACGTTTGGTGCACGGGCTGGGGCTCGGTGTTCGGCAAGGCCTTCTGGGGCAGCGCGCAAGGCGCCGCCGCGGTGGGGCATTATTCCCTCTGGAATGCGACGGCGGCAGAGATTATCGGCACGGCGATGCTGATCTGGGGCATCTACGCCCTGATCGACAGCAGGAACGTGCCGGTGGGCGCCAACCTGTGGCCTTTCCTGATTGGCTTCGTGGTGATCGCCATTGGCTTGTCGCTGGGCGGCCCCAGCGGATACGCCATCAACCCGGCGCGTGACTTTGGTCCGCGTGTGTTTGGTACCCTGGTCGGCACCAAGGGCTTGTTCGATGGCTGGTACTGGCTCGTCGCACCCATCATAGGGCCGCTCGTCGGTGGCGTGTTGGGCGCGTACACCTACGATTGGTTCATTACGCCGTTCCTGCCCGCTGAGGAATCGTAA
- the treS gene encoding maltose alpha-D-glucosyltransferase, which produces MWYKNAVFYELYVRAFYDSNHDGRGDLQGVIQKLDYLQWLGVDCIWLLPIYPSPLKDDGYDIADYYNIHPDYGTLDDFRQLIREAHKRGMRVIADLVLNHTSDQHPWFQEARRNPHSRYRDYYVWSDTDQKYRDARIIFLDTEKSNWAWDPVAGQYYWHRFYSCQPDLNYDNPAVQEEMLRVVRFWLEMGLDGFRADAVPYLFEREGTNCENLPETHTFLKRLRRFVDAYDPERVLLCEANQPPEAVRAYFGGDLHDSSVPGDEFHMAFHFPLMPRIFMALKKEARGDLVSILEATPPIPPNCQWCTFLRNHDELTLEMVTEEERQWMWAQYAPHPRMRLNLGIRRRLAPLLDNNRAKIALANSLLFTLPGTPIIYYGDEIGMGDNIWLEDRDGVRTPMQWTAAPQGGFTASDVQPYLPVIDDPEYGYQRVNVAAQQADPHSLLNTIRTMIAVRKAHPALGWGDLAWVDFGAEHIAAYRRRHRGETLFIINNLSHESQTITLPPGEYMDLFAHRALSGGTPYTFGPYGFLWLRQRG; this is translated from the coding sequence ATGTGGTACAAAAACGCCGTTTTCTACGAACTCTACGTCCGGGCATTCTACGATAGCAACCACGACGGCCGCGGCGACCTGCAAGGCGTTATCCAAAAACTGGATTATCTGCAGTGGCTTGGGGTGGATTGCATCTGGCTGCTGCCGATTTACCCTTCGCCGCTCAAAGACGACGGCTACGACATCGCGGATTACTACAACATCCATCCCGATTACGGCACCTTAGACGACTTTCGCCAACTCATCCGGGAAGCCCACAAGCGCGGCATGCGGGTCATTGCCGACCTGGTGCTCAATCACACCTCCGACCAGCACCCCTGGTTTCAGGAAGCCCGCCGCAACCCCCACTCGCGCTATCGGGATTATTACGTTTGGAGCGATACCGACCAGAAATATCGCGACGCCCGCATTATCTTTCTGGATACCGAAAAATCCAACTGGGCCTGGGACCCGGTAGCCGGGCAATATTACTGGCACCGGTTTTACAGTTGCCAGCCCGACTTGAACTACGACAACCCCGCGGTGCAGGAAGAAATGCTCCGTGTGGTGCGCTTTTGGCTGGAAATGGGCCTTGATGGCTTCCGAGCCGACGCGGTGCCTTACCTTTTCGAGCGGGAAGGCACCAACTGCGAAAACCTGCCCGAAACCCACACCTTCCTCAAGCGCCTGCGCCGTTTTGTGGATGCCTACGACCCCGAGCGCGTGCTCCTCTGCGAAGCCAACCAGCCGCCCGAAGCAGTGCGCGCTTACTTCGGCGGGGACCTTCATGACTCCTCGGTTCCGGGTGATGAGTTCCACATGGCCTTTCATTTTCCTCTCATGCCGCGCATTTTTATGGCCCTTAAAAAGGAAGCACGCGGCGATTTAGTGAGCATTCTGGAAGCCACCCCGCCTATTCCGCCCAATTGCCAGTGGTGCACTTTTTTACGCAACCACGACGAACTCACCCTGGAAATGGTGACCGAGGAAGAGCGCCAATGGATGTGGGCGCAGTATGCCCCGCATCCGCGAATGCGCCTCAACCTGGGCATCCGCCGCCGCCTGGCCCCCTTGCTGGATAACAACCGCGCCAAAATCGCGCTGGCCAATTCCCTGCTCTTCACCCTGCCGGGCACCCCCATCATCTATTACGGTGATGAAATCGGCATGGGCGACAATATCTGGCTGGAAGACCGCGACGGCGTGCGCACCCCCATGCAGTGGACGGCCGCCCCCCAGGGGGGCTTCACCGCGTCCGATGTTCAGCCTTATTTGCCCGTGATTGACGACCCAGAATACGGTTACCAGCGGGTCAACGTGGCCGCCCAGCAGGCGGACCCCCATTCCTTGCTCAACACCATCCGCACGATGATCGCGGTGCGCAAAGCCCACCCGGCCCTGGGCTGGGGTGACCTCGCCTGGGTAGATTTCGGCGCAGAGCACATCGCGGCCTATCGTCGCCGTCACCGCGGTGAAACCCTGTTCATCATCAACAACCTGAGCCACGAAAGCCAAACCATTACCCTGCCCCCGGGCGAATACATGGACCTTTTCGCCCACCGCGCCTTGAGCGGGGGAACCCCCTACACTTTCGGGCCTTATGGCTTTCTGTGGCTGCGGCAAAGGGGCTGA
- the glpK gene encoding glycerol kinase, with protein sequence MAKKYVGAVDQGTTSTRFMIFDHSGQVVGVHQLEHEQIYPKPGWVEHDPMEIWERTQQVIKGALEKAGVDPSELAAIGVTNQRETTIVWDRKTGKPFYNAIVWQDTRTKEICDTLAKEGGQDRFRAKVGLPLATYFSGPKIKWILENVPGVREAAEKGDALFGNIDSWEIWWLTGGPNGGVHITDVTNASRTMLMDLKTLDWDDEILSILGIPRQMLPEIKPSSAVYGMTTKDGPFGYEIPVAGDLGDQQAALVGQTCYDVGEAKNTYGTGCFMLLNTGTEAVPSKSGLLTTLAYKFGDQPAHYALEGSIAITGALVQWLRDNLEFFEKSADIEPCARSVEDNGGIYFVPAFSGLFAPYWRSDARGVIVGLTRYIKKGHICRAALEATAYQTREVLDAMKKDSGVDLKALKVDGGMVYNELLMQFQADILGVPVVRPKVAETTSLGASYAAGLAVGFWNNLDDLRANWQIDHTWDPKMDADERARLYKGWLKAVERTFNWVE encoded by the coding sequence ATGGCGAAGAAATATGTTGGCGCAGTAGATCAGGGTACGACCAGCACCCGTTTTATGATTTTCGACCATTCCGGCCAGGTGGTTGGTGTGCACCAGTTGGAGCACGAGCAAATCTACCCCAAGCCCGGTTGGGTGGAACACGACCCGATGGAAATCTGGGAGCGCACCCAGCAAGTGATCAAGGGCGCGCTGGAAAAGGCCGGTGTGGACCCCTCTGAGCTGGCAGCCATTGGCGTCACCAACCAGCGCGAAACCACCATCGTGTGGGATCGCAAAACCGGCAAGCCGTTCTACAATGCCATCGTCTGGCAAGACACCCGCACCAAGGAAATCTGCGACACCCTGGCAAAGGAAGGCGGGCAAGATCGCTTCCGCGCGAAAGTGGGCCTTCCTCTGGCGACCTACTTCTCTGGCCCCAAAATCAAATGGATTTTGGAGAACGTCCCCGGCGTGCGTGAGGCGGCGGAGAAGGGCGACGCCCTCTTTGGCAACATTGACTCGTGGGAAATCTGGTGGCTGACTGGCGGCCCCAACGGCGGCGTGCACATCACCGACGTCACCAACGCCAGCCGCACCATGCTGATGGACCTCAAGACCCTGGATTGGGACGACGAGATTCTGAGCATTTTGGGCATTCCGCGCCAGATGCTGCCCGAGATCAAACCCTCCAGTGCCGTTTATGGCATGACCACCAAGGACGGCCCCTTCGGCTACGAAATCCCCGTCGCGGGCGACCTGGGCGACCAACAGGCTGCGTTGGTGGGGCAGACCTGCTACGATGTCGGTGAAGCCAAGAACACCTACGGCACGGGCTGCTTCATGCTGCTCAACACCGGCACCGAGGCCGTGCCCAGCAAGAGCGGGCTGCTCACCACCCTGGCCTACAAGTTTGGCGACCAGCCGGCTCACTACGCGCTGGAAGGCTCCATCGCCATCACCGGCGCGCTGGTGCAGTGGCTGCGCGACAACCTGGAATTCTTCGAAAAGTCGGCCGACATTGAACCCTGCGCCCGCAGCGTGGAAGACAATGGCGGCATTTACTTCGTGCCGGCCTTCTCGGGCCTGTTTGCCCCCTACTGGCGCTCCGATGCTCGCGGCGTGATCGTGGGCCTGACCCGCTACATCAAGAAGGGCCATATCTGCCGCGCCGCGCTGGAAGCCACAGCCTACCAGACCCGCGAAGTGCTCGATGCCATGAAGAAAGACTCGGGCGTAGACCTGAAAGCCTTGAAAGTAGACGGCGGCATGGTTTACAATGAACTGCTCATGCAGTTCCAGGCCGACATCCTCGGTGTGCCCGTGGTACGCCCCAAGGTGGCTGAAACCACCTCGTTGGGCGCTTCGTATGCGGCCGGTCTGGCCGTGGGCTTCTGGAACAACCTGGATGACCTGCGGGCCAACTGGCAAATCGATCACACCTGGGACCCGAAGATGGACGCCGACGAGCGCGCTCGCCTTTACAAAGGCTGGCTCAAAGCAGTGGAACGCACCTTCAACTGGGTTGAATAA
- a CDS encoding HAMP domain-containing protein: MNRLLAWWHRHLAAKLFLAHLLVIAVGGVVLLAAGESIAPKAFDRHLAAMAQMMQRMMRHGAAWGNTTDLNADLFQNFRAALNEAMLMAMLAAGSLAAVASWFVSRRIVAPIQAMSRASRRIAEGHYDERVSVPSHTLEHTDELGELALNFNRMAAQLAHTEEARRQWLADISHEMRTPLASILAYAEGLQDEVLPQEPETYAQIVREARRLQRLVDDLHELSRLEAGAFTLERRALPPKQLVDNILQRFAPTAAAKGVTLAAEVPAHTPAVWADEERITQVLSNLVDNALRHTPPGGQVTVRIVPPNASDGEKKMVRFEVRDTGEGIPQEHLPHLFKRFYRVDPSRSRTRGGSGIGLTIARLLVEAHGGRIWAESGGQGQGSTFLFTLPVASH, translated from the coding sequence ATGAACCGTCTCTTGGCGTGGTGGCATCGCCACCTGGCTGCTAAACTGTTCCTCGCTCACCTGCTCGTCATCGCCGTGGGCGGGGTCGTGCTGCTGGCCGCGGGAGAGTCAATCGCGCCCAAAGCCTTCGACCGCCATCTGGCCGCGATGGCGCAAATGATGCAAAGGATGATGCGGCACGGCGCCGCCTGGGGGAACACCACCGACCTGAACGCCGACCTCTTTCAAAATTTTCGCGCCGCTCTCAACGAAGCCATGCTCATGGCCATGCTGGCCGCAGGAAGCCTCGCGGCCGTCGCCAGCTGGTTTGTCAGCCGCCGCATCGTCGCGCCCATCCAGGCCATGTCGCGCGCCAGCCGCCGCATCGCCGAAGGGCACTACGACGAGCGCGTGAGCGTGCCTTCCCACACCCTGGAACACACCGACGAACTGGGGGAACTGGCCTTAAACTTCAACCGTATGGCCGCTCAACTGGCCCACACCGAAGAAGCCCGCCGCCAATGGCTGGCCGACATTTCTCACGAAATGCGCACCCCGCTGGCATCCATCCTTGCTTACGCGGAAGGCCTGCAAGACGAAGTGCTGCCCCAGGAGCCGGAAACCTATGCCCAAATTGTGCGCGAGGCCCGTCGCCTACAACGGCTGGTTGACGATTTACACGAATTGAGCCGCCTGGAAGCAGGGGCGTTCACGCTGGAACGCCGGGCCCTGCCGCCCAAACAACTGGTTGACAACATCCTCCAGCGCTTTGCCCCCACGGCAGCCGCCAAAGGAGTCACACTCGCGGCCGAAGTGCCAGCCCACACCCCCGCTGTGTGGGCCGACGAAGAGCGCATCACCCAAGTGCTCAGCAACCTGGTTGACAACGCCCTGCGCCATACCCCACCCGGCGGGCAGGTGACTGTGCGCATCGTGCCGCCAAACGCCTCAGACGGGGAAAAGAAGATGGTGCGCTTTGAAGTGCGCGACACAGGGGAAGGCATTCCCCAGGAACACCTGCCGCATCTGTTCAAGCGCTTTTACCGGGTTGACCCTTCGCGATCGCGCACGCGCGGCGGCAGCGGCATCGGCCTGACCATCGCGCGCCTGTTGGTGGAAGCCCACGGGGGGCGCATTTGGGCCGAAAGCGGCGGTCAGGGGCAGGGGAGCACTTTTCTCTTCACCCTGCCCGTGGCAAGCCATTAA
- the dhaL gene encoding dihydroxyacetone kinase subunit L, giving the protein MVTKADVLNWLKHYAHVIDEQKEYLTQLDAAIGDADHGINMQRGFEAVMAQLPTVEDKDIGTILKKVGMVLVSTVGGAGGPLYGTLFMRMGMAVGNKDALSPEDVVKMFQAALEGVKQRGKAEPGDKTMVDALTPAVEALQKAVEAGEDLHTALEKATAAAEEGMKATIPLVARRGRASYLGERSAGHQDPGATSSYLLFKSAAEVWNHADA; this is encoded by the coding sequence ATGGTAACCAAAGCCGATGTGCTAAACTGGCTCAAGCATTACGCCCACGTCATTGACGAGCAGAAGGAATACCTCACCCAGCTGGATGCTGCCATCGGGGACGCCGACCACGGCATCAACATGCAGCGAGGGTTTGAGGCTGTGATGGCCCAACTCCCCACCGTGGAAGACAAGGACATCGGCACCATCCTCAAGAAAGTGGGGATGGTGCTGGTGTCCACCGTGGGAGGCGCAGGGGGCCCCTTGTATGGTACCCTTTTCATGCGCATGGGGATGGCGGTAGGCAACAAAGACGCGCTGAGCCCTGAAGACGTCGTGAAGATGTTCCAGGCTGCGCTGGAAGGCGTCAAACAGCGCGGCAAAGCAGAGCCTGGCGATAAAACTATGGTGGACGCTCTCACCCCCGCAGTGGAAGCCCTTCAAAAGGCCGTGGAAGCCGGTGAAGACCTGCACACGGCGCTGGAAAAGGCCACCGCTGCGGCCGAAGAAGGCATGAAAGCCACCATTCCCCTTGTGGCCCGTCGAGGGCGTGCCAGCTACCTGGGCGAGCGCAGCGCCGGACATCAAGACCCCGGCGCGACTTCCTCGTATCTGCTCTTTAAGTCCGCAGCCGAAGTGTGGAACCATGCGGACGCCTGA
- a CDS encoding carbohydrate ABC transporter permease — protein sequence MTRALRWLSRLPLHVILIAAAVVWMIPTVGLFVSSLRPADAVVRTGWWTVFAHPFDFTQFTLKNYIDILTAQGMGRAFLNSLIITIPATIIPISVAAFAAYAFAWMDFRGRDALFGIVVGLMVVPLQMTLIPLLKVYNHLGLAGTYLGVWLAHTGYGLPFAIYLLRNFFGALPRDLLESAYLDGASDFTAFFRLVLPLSIPALASLAIFQFLWVWNDLLVALIYLGGTEKVAPLTLKLSSLINSLGQNWHLLTAAAFVSMAFPLVVFLALQRYFVRGILAGSVKG from the coding sequence ATGACCCGTGCGCTCCGCTGGCTTTCTCGTCTGCCCCTCCACGTGATCTTGATTGCTGCCGCGGTGGTCTGGATGATTCCCACCGTCGGCCTGTTTGTCAGTTCCCTGCGCCCCGCCGATGCTGTTGTGCGCACGGGGTGGTGGACCGTTTTCGCCCATCCCTTTGATTTCACCCAGTTCACCTTGAAGAACTACATTGATATCCTCACCGCGCAGGGCATGGGGCGGGCCTTCCTCAACAGCCTGATTATTACCATTCCCGCGACGATCATCCCCATCAGCGTGGCTGCGTTCGCGGCCTATGCCTTTGCCTGGATGGACTTCCGCGGCCGCGACGCGCTCTTTGGCATTGTGGTTGGCCTGATGGTGGTGCCGCTCCAAATGACGCTGATTCCCTTGCTCAAGGTTTACAACCATTTGGGCCTGGCTGGCACCTATTTAGGAGTTTGGCTGGCCCACACTGGTTACGGCCTGCCCTTTGCTATTTATTTGCTCCGCAACTTCTTTGGTGCCCTGCCGCGCGATTTGCTGGAATCCGCCTATCTGGATGGCGCTTCTGACTTTACGGCGTTCTTCCGACTGGTGCTGCCGCTTTCCATCCCGGCGTTGGCCTCGCTGGCTATCTTCCAGTTTTTGTGGGTGTGGAACGACCTGCTGGTGGCCCTGATTTACCTCGGCGGCACAGAAAAGGTCGCACCGCTGACCCTCAAACTGAGTAGTTTGATCAACTCGCTGGGGCAAAACTGGCACCTGCTGACCGCGGCGGCCTTTGTTTCCATGGCCTTCCCGCTGGTGGTCTTCCTCGCCTTGCAGCGCTACTTTGTGCGTGGTATCCTTGCCGGGTCGGTCAAAGGCTAA
- a CDS encoding carbohydrate ABC transporter substrate-binding protein has translation MVLVACGQKTVTVTVPVERTVEVTVPVERTVEVTVPVQAHKGTITVMGVWGGDERVAFQDAVQPFTEKTGIGVAFEGTRDLSAVLTTRVQAGNPPDIAILPNPGLLYELAKGGHLVALDSFMDVNKVKQDYGQSWVDLASYDGHLYGIFYKVAIKSLVWYDPKAFEAKGYQIPKTWDEMMALSDQIVADGGTPWCIGLESGAASGWPGTDWIEDIMLRTAGPETYDKWVRHEIPWTDPAVKNAWEIFGKIALNDKYVWGGTQGELNTNFGDAPRPLFDNPPGCYMHRQASFITSFFPKGLKPGEDYDFFVLPPIDEKWGTPALIAGDVIVMLNDTPEVRQFVEYLASAKPQEIWAAKGGFISANKQVSLDAYPDALTRKMAEAIINAKVARFDGSDMMPPAVGAGAFWTGILDYVGGTDLDTVLQDIEAAAKDAYKQ, from the coding sequence ATGGTGCTGGTGGCCTGCGGTCAAAAAACCGTCACCGTCACCGTGCCCGTAGAGCGCACCGTCGAAGTCACCGTGCCCGTGGAACGCACGGTTGAAGTCACCGTGCCCGTCCAGGCCCACAAAGGGACCATCACCGTGATGGGCGTGTGGGGTGGTGACGAGCGCGTGGCCTTCCAGGATGCTGTGCAACCCTTCACCGAGAAAACCGGCATCGGCGTGGCTTTCGAAGGCACGCGTGACCTGTCCGCGGTGTTGACCACGCGTGTGCAGGCCGGGAACCCGCCCGACATCGCCATTTTGCCCAACCCCGGCTTGCTTTACGAGCTGGCCAAAGGTGGTCATCTCGTGGCGTTGGATTCCTTCATGGATGTCAACAAGGTCAAGCAAGACTACGGTCAATCGTGGGTTGACCTGGCGAGCTACGACGGCCACCTTTATGGCATTTTCTACAAAGTGGCCATCAAGAGCCTGGTGTGGTACGACCCCAAGGCCTTTGAGGCCAAAGGCTATCAAATTCCCAAGACGTGGGATGAAATGATGGCCCTCTCGGACCAAATCGTGGCCGACGGCGGCACGCCCTGGTGCATTGGGCTGGAAAGCGGCGCGGCCAGCGGCTGGCCTGGCACCGACTGGATTGAAGACATCATGCTCCGCACTGCCGGGCCTGAAACGTACGACAAGTGGGTGCGCCACGAAATCCCCTGGACCGACCCTGCCGTCAAGAACGCGTGGGAAATCTTCGGCAAAATCGCGCTCAACGACAAATACGTCTGGGGCGGCACGCAAGGTGAACTGAACACCAACTTTGGCGACGCCCCGCGCCCCTTGTTCGACAACCCGCCGGGCTGCTACATGCACCGCCAGGCTTCGTTCATCACCAGCTTCTTCCCCAAGGGGCTGAAGCCGGGTGAAGACTATGATTTCTTCGTTCTGCCGCCCATCGACGAAAAATGGGGCACCCCGGCGCTGATTGCGGGCGACGTCATCGTGATGCTCAACGACACGCCCGAAGTGCGCCAGTTTGTGGAATACCTTGCCAGCGCCAAGCCGCAGGAAATCTGGGCTGCCAAGGGTGGCTTCATCTCGGCTAACAAACAAGTCAGCCTGGATGCTTACCCCGACGCGCTGACCCGCAAGATGGCCGAAGCCATCATCAACGCCAAAGTTGCCCGCTTTGACGGCTCGGATATGATGCCGCCCGCGGTGGGCGCCGGCGCATTTTGGACCGGCATCTTGGATTACGTCGGCGGCACTGATTTGGATACCGTGTTGCAAGACATTGAAGCCGCGGCGAAAGACGCGTACAAGCAGTGA
- a CDS encoding response regulator transcription factor: protein MDRAKVLVVDDEPPIVRAVQAYLEKEGFQVYTATDGPGALKAARAFRPDVIVLDIMLPGMDGLEVLTTLRRESDVYIILLTARVDETDRVVGLTLGADDYVTKPFSPRELAARIRAALRRLGKTGENKSSLLFRGLRIDPSARRVWLHDEELHLTPREFELLQALAEHNGMVLSRAQLLERVWGTYYGDDRVVDVHIGNLRRKLGPLGAWIATVRGVGYRFDGEPAL from the coding sequence ATGGACAGAGCCAAAGTATTGGTCGTGGATGACGAGCCCCCTATCGTGCGCGCCGTTCAAGCCTACCTCGAAAAAGAAGGCTTCCAGGTTTACACCGCGACCGACGGCCCGGGGGCGCTGAAAGCAGCCCGTGCCTTCCGCCCCGACGTCATTGTGCTGGATATCATGCTCCCCGGCATGGACGGGCTGGAAGTGCTCACCACCCTGCGGCGGGAATCTGACGTCTACATCATTTTGCTAACCGCGCGCGTGGACGAAACCGACCGCGTGGTGGGTCTCACGCTGGGGGCCGACGATTATGTCACCAAGCCCTTCAGCCCGCGCGAGTTGGCCGCCCGCATCCGGGCAGCCCTGCGGCGGCTGGGCAAAACCGGTGAAAACAAATCCTCCCTGCTCTTCCGCGGCTTGCGCATCGACCCATCCGCCCGGCGCGTGTGGCTGCACGACGAAGAGCTGCACCTCACCCCCCGGGAATTCGAATTGCTCCAGGCCTTAGCCGAACACAACGGCATGGTGCTCAGCCGGGCCCAACTGCTGGAACGCGTCTGGGGCACCTACTACGGCGACGACCGCGTGGTCGATGTGCACATTGGCAACCTGCGCCGCAAACTCGGGCCGTTAGGCGCGTGGATTGCCACCGTGCGCGGCGTCGGTTACCGCTTCGATGGAGAACCTGCCCTATGA
- the dhaK gene encoding dihydroxyacetone kinase subunit DhaK: protein MKKLINKPEDVVKEELEGIALAHPDLVKVHISPHYIVRADAPVKGKVALVSGGGSGHEPLHGGYVGVGMLDAACPGEVFTSPTPDQIYEATKAVSGGAGVLHIVKNYSGDVMNFEMAAEMAQSEGIEVATVITNDDVAVEDSLYTQGRRGVGVTVFVEKIAGAAAEAGLPLAKVAEIAKRVNENGRSMGMALTSCTVPVAGKPTFDIGDDEMEIGIGIHGEPGRTRMKIKPADEIVDMLAEAILEDLPFKSGDRVIAMVNGMGGTPLIELYIVYRRLAQICDAKGIKIERNLIGNYITSLEMAGTSITLLRVDDELLKFWDAPVKTPALRWGM, encoded by the coding sequence ATGAAAAAGCTGATTAACAAGCCCGAAGATGTCGTAAAAGAAGAACTGGAAGGCATCGCTCTTGCGCACCCCGACCTGGTGAAGGTGCACATTAGCCCTCACTACATCGTGCGCGCCGATGCGCCGGTGAAAGGCAAAGTCGCATTGGTTTCCGGCGGCGGCAGCGGGCACGAGCCCCTGCACGGCGGCTATGTGGGCGTTGGCATGCTGGATGCGGCCTGCCCTGGTGAAGTGTTCACTTCGCCGACCCCTGATCAGATTTATGAAGCCACCAAGGCCGTGAGCGGCGGCGCGGGCGTGCTTCACATCGTCAAGAACTACAGCGGCGATGTGATGAACTTTGAAATGGCCGCTGAGATGGCGCAGAGCGAGGGCATTGAAGTCGCGACGGTGATCACCAACGACGACGTCGCGGTGGAAGACAGCCTCTACACGCAGGGGCGCCGCGGTGTGGGTGTGACGGTGTTTGTGGAAAAGATCGCCGGCGCCGCCGCTGAGGCCGGGCTTCCGCTGGCAAAAGTGGCTGAAATTGCCAAGCGCGTCAACGAAAACGGCCGCAGCATGGGCATGGCCCTGACTTCCTGCACCGTGCCGGTTGCCGGCAAGCCCACCTTCGATATTGGCGACGATGAGATGGAAATCGGCATCGGCATTCACGGCGAACCGGGCCGCACCCGCATGAAGATCAAACCCGCCGACGAAATCGTCGATATGCTCGCCGAAGCCATCCTGGAAGACCTGCCCTTCAAGTCCGGCGATCGCGTCATTGCGATGGTCAACGGCATGGGCGGTACCCCGCTCATCGAACTCTACATCGTCTATCGCCGCCTGGCGCAAATCTGCGATGCCAAAGGCATCAAGATTGAGCGCAACCTCATCGGCAACTACATCACCTCGCTGGAAATGGCAGGCACCTCGATTACCCTCTTGCGAGTTGATGACGAACTCCTGAAGTTCTGGGACGCGCCGGTGAAGACGCCAGCCCTCCGGTGGGGCATGTAA